In one window of Mucilaginibacter auburnensis DNA:
- a CDS encoding NUDIX hydrolase gives MPALQNIKVAVDAVVFGYTSKEGLSVLLIKRNIQPFKNTWALPGGLVGDDESLENAVQRELKEETGVNINYLEQLYTFGQPGRDPRNRAISITYYGLVKPDVFELHADTDASDVAWFNIKKLPQLAFDHAEIISAAHTRLKSKILYQPVGFELLDQKFPFSELEKLYMAVLDRPIDRRNFKKKVMKFGFLEETTEKQALEGAGRPGNLFRFNTEKYYQLQKQGINFEL, from the coding sequence ATGCCTGCGTTGCAAAATATAAAAGTGGCTGTTGATGCTGTAGTATTTGGATATACTTCAAAAGAAGGCTTATCTGTACTGCTCATTAAACGGAACATACAACCCTTTAAAAATACTTGGGCCCTTCCCGGTGGTTTGGTGGGAGACGATGAATCATTAGAAAATGCCGTGCAGCGTGAACTCAAAGAGGAAACCGGCGTTAACATTAACTACCTGGAGCAGTTGTACACCTTTGGGCAACCCGGGCGCGACCCGCGTAACCGAGCTATCTCCATCACTTATTACGGCTTGGTTAAACCAGACGTTTTTGAACTGCACGCCGATACAGATGCAAGCGATGTGGCCTGGTTCAATATAAAAAAACTACCACAATTAGCTTTTGATCACGCCGAAATTATTAGCGCAGCACACACTCGCCTAAAAAGCAAAATACTTTACCAACCTGTTGGTTTTGAGCTACTGGACCAGAAATTTCCCTTCTCTGAATTAGAAAAACTCTACATGGCCGTATTAGACAGACCTATTGACCGCCGTAACTTTAAAAAGAAGGTGATGAAGTTTGGCTTTTTAGAAGAAACCACGGAAAAACAGGCTTTGGAAGGTGCAGGGCGACCGGGTAACCTGTTCCGCTTCAATACCGAAAAGTACTACCAATTGCAAAAACAGGGTATCAACTTCGAGTTATAG
- a CDS encoding NUDIX domain-containing protein — protein MKTAVIIARFQTPYLHNGHKQLIDTVKQRHAKLIILLGVSPIVGSRKNPYDYYTREKMIKKDYPEVIVLPVSDHPSDKTWSESIDNLLKSVFPAEQFCLFGSRDSFIPYYEGRFETIELPEHGDYNATELRKQYADKVFDSNDFRAGILYAYYNQYTKVYPTVDIAVFRNNKTEILLGKKSTNNKWRFIGGFSDPEDECYEDAAKRELAEECGPMETGAMTYETSRKINDWRYRNEADKIITLLFSCDFISGSPAAQDDIIDLNWFALADIPQMIENETISDEHIELFNFILNKYLNK, from the coding sequence ATGAAAACAGCAGTTATCATAGCCCGCTTCCAAACACCGTATCTGCACAATGGTCACAAACAATTAATTGATACGGTTAAGCAGCGCCATGCAAAGCTCATCATACTGTTAGGTGTGAGCCCGATAGTTGGCAGCCGTAAAAACCCTTACGACTATTACACTCGCGAGAAGATGATCAAAAAAGATTACCCTGAAGTAATTGTATTGCCGGTAAGCGATCATCCGAGCGACAAAACATGGTCGGAAAGTATTGATAATCTGCTTAAAAGTGTTTTCCCGGCGGAGCAATTCTGTTTGTTTGGCAGTCGCGATAGCTTTATTCCTTATTATGAAGGGCGTTTTGAAACCATAGAACTGCCTGAACATGGCGACTACAACGCTACCGAACTGCGAAAACAGTACGCCGATAAGGTTTTTGATTCAAACGACTTTCGCGCCGGTATACTTTACGCTTATTACAACCAATACACTAAGGTATACCCTACCGTTGATATAGCGGTTTTCAGAAATAACAAAACAGAAATTCTGTTAGGCAAAAAATCAACTAATAACAAATGGCGCTTTATAGGTGGCTTTTCTGATCCGGAAGATGAGTGTTATGAAGATGCTGCCAAACGTGAACTCGCTGAAGAATGCGGACCAATGGAAACCGGTGCCATGACGTATGAAACCTCACGTAAAATAAATGACTGGCGCTATCGTAACGAGGCCGACAAGATCATTACCCTGCTATTTAGCTGCGATTTTATAAGTGGCAGTCCCGCAGCACAGGACGACATTATTGATCTGAACTGGTTTGCTTTAGCTGATATCCCACAGATGATCGAGAATGAAACCATCAGCGATGAGCATATAGAATTATTCAATTTTATCCTTAACAAATACCTAAACAAATAA
- a CDS encoding nicotinate phosphoribosyltransferase, translating into MKRENLVLLADAYKYAHHKFYYPRTMQIYSYLESRGGMFDETIFFGLQYFLRAYLEGPAFTQLDIDEAEEFLKQVFGRDDVFDPAKFQYILDKHKGRLPIRIKAVAEGTAVPTGNVLMTIENTDPECYWLTNFLETLLMQVWYPCTVATLSNQIKKIVKQFYTETATEGAEAGIDFVLNDFGFRGVSSVESAKLGGAAHLLNFAGSDNLAGSGMAINYYNAQKVYGLSIPATEHSICTLLGREGELEVFKHVLRTFPTGTIACVSDSFNIFKACEEYWGEELRDEILKRDGTLVIRPDSGDPIMTLLEVFNILFKKFGFTTNAKGYKVLPKQVRVIQGDGVNYNEIINLYNALKANGISAENLVLGMGGALLQKVDRDTQKFALKCSAAVINGKEVAVEKNPTEMDAQGNITPSFKKSKAGRLKLIKVNGQFKTVNQDAETDFADQLITVFENGELLNTITFEQAKANANK; encoded by the coding sequence ATGAAACGCGAAAACTTAGTTTTGTTGGCCGATGCCTATAAATATGCTCACCATAAATTTTACTACCCCCGTACCATGCAAATATACAGCTACCTGGAAAGCCGTGGCGGTATGTTTGATGAGACCATATTTTTCGGTCTGCAATATTTTTTAAGAGCATACCTGGAAGGCCCTGCTTTTACACAACTGGATATTGATGAGGCCGAAGAGTTTTTGAAGCAGGTATTTGGCCGCGACGATGTTTTTGACCCGGCAAAATTTCAATATATTTTAGATAAGCATAAAGGCCGTTTGCCCATACGCATTAAAGCGGTTGCCGAAGGTACAGCTGTACCTACGGGCAATGTGTTAATGACCATTGAAAACACCGACCCGGAATGTTACTGGCTTACCAATTTTTTAGAAACCCTGTTGATGCAGGTTTGGTACCCTTGTACGGTAGCAACGCTAAGCAATCAAATAAAAAAAATAGTTAAGCAGTTTTATACCGAAACAGCTACCGAGGGTGCGGAAGCCGGAATTGACTTTGTATTGAATGACTTTGGCTTTAGAGGCGTAAGCAGTGTTGAAAGCGCTAAACTGGGCGGTGCGGCCCATTTGCTCAACTTTGCAGGCAGCGATAACCTGGCCGGCAGTGGCATGGCCATTAATTATTACAACGCCCAAAAAGTTTATGGCTTGAGCATTCCGGCTACCGAACATAGTATTTGTACGCTACTGGGCCGCGAAGGCGAACTGGAAGTTTTTAAGCACGTGCTACGTACGTTTCCAACCGGCACCATCGCCTGCGTATCTGACAGTTTTAACATTTTTAAAGCTTGCGAAGAATATTGGGGCGAAGAACTACGCGATGAGATACTAAAGCGGGATGGTACCTTAGTTATTCGTCCGGATAGCGGCGACCCGATCATGACCTTGCTGGAGGTCTTTAACATACTGTTTAAAAAATTCGGCTTTACTACTAATGCTAAGGGGTACAAAGTATTGCCTAAGCAGGTAAGAGTAATACAGGGCGATGGCGTTAATTATAACGAGATCATTAACCTGTATAACGCACTAAAAGCTAACGGCATCAGCGCCGAAAATCTGGTATTGGGCATGGGCGGCGCGCTACTGCAAAAGGTAGACAGGGACACGCAAAAATTTGCCTTGAAATGCAGCGCCGCGGTGATTAACGGAAAGGAAGTTGCCGTAGAGAAAAATCCTACCGAAATGGACGCACAAGGCAACATAACCCCCAGTTTTAAAAAGAGCAAGGCCGGCCGCTTAAAACTGATAAAAGTGAACGGTCAGTTTAAAACGGTGAACCAAGATGCCGAGACTGATTTTGCTGACCAATTGATAACCGTTTTTGAGAACGGAGAATTGCTCAACACTATTACCTTTGAACAGGCCAAAGCCAACGCCAACAAATAA
- a CDS encoding ribose-phosphate diphosphokinase codes for MKKILFAIKEYEYLAEKLMACGDFKKGKLEVSTFTDGERYQRIITPIEDRDVVVLGGTVNDSATLELFDLASSLVSYGVKSLTLVIPYFGYSTMERAVLSGEIVTAKTRARLLSAIPRSNRGNKVLLFDLHSEGIQYYFEHDLYPVHVYCKDIILKAAREFGCDNFVMASTDAGRAKWVESLANDLGVNAAFILKRRLKGDHTEVSAINADVDGKTVIIYDDMIRSGGSIINAAKTYKDAGAGDIYVITTHGLFVNDGLNKLKNCGFIKKLICTDSHVNTQNITDDFVEVRSLAELICGVLR; via the coding sequence ATGAAGAAGATATTATTCGCCATTAAAGAATACGAATACTTAGCCGAAAAATTAATGGCCTGCGGTGATTTTAAGAAAGGTAAGTTAGAGGTAAGCACCTTTACAGATGGTGAACGCTACCAGCGAATAATCACCCCGATTGAAGACCGTGATGTTGTGGTATTGGGCGGCACAGTAAACGATAGCGCCACGCTTGAACTTTTTGATCTGGCATCATCGCTGGTGAGTTATGGGGTTAAATCGCTCACACTGGTTATTCCTTACTTTGGCTATTCAACCATGGAACGCGCTGTATTAAGCGGCGAAATTGTAACTGCTAAAACCCGTGCACGATTGCTTTCGGCCATCCCGAGGTCGAACCGCGGTAACAAGGTACTGTTGTTTGATCTTCATTCTGAAGGTATACAATATTATTTTGAGCATGATCTGTACCCTGTGCATGTGTACTGTAAAGACATTATTTTAAAGGCAGCACGCGAATTTGGATGCGACAACTTTGTTATGGCCAGCACAGATGCAGGCAGGGCCAAGTGGGTAGAATCATTAGCCAATGATCTGGGTGTTAACGCGGCCTTTATACTCAAGCGTCGACTTAAAGGCGACCATACGGAGGTAAGCGCTATTAACGCTGATGTGGATGGCAAAACAGTAATTATTTATGACGATATGATACGCTCGGGCGGAAGCATTATTAATGCGGCTAAAACCTACAAGGATGCAGGAGCGGGAGATATTTACGTTATAACCACGCATGGCCTGTTTGTAAACGACGGCTTAAACAAATTGAAAAACTGCGGATTTATTAAAAAATTGATCTGTACAGATTCGCATGTTAACACACAGAATATAACAGATGATTTTGTGGAGGTTAGAAGTTTGGCGGAGTTGATCTGTGGGGTGTTGAGGTAA
- the lnt gene encoding apolipoprotein N-acyltransferase, whose protein sequence is MKKNILLAIFSGLMLWLAWPPMHYTTFFLFFGLVPMLMAVENIIKSNYTRKGAKIFETVFLGFFVWNTLSIYWVYNSLKLVGEVVAVPISLIPYALGPLLMASAFWLYYRFRLITNRSKGLIALVCFWIAYEYLHQTWDLAFPWMTLGNGFAVAHQWVQWYEYTGVYGGTIWIWAVNILVFLLYIGLSEAQAKPTRLKLVTALVLMLVLPLSFSLYTYNTYKEQPDPSNVVVVQPNIDPYGKSGFIPAYEQFQILTHLSDSVGQVNTEFFIWPETALPKVIDEDRIRTDQFFWQAQQFLKRYPNGNLLTGAETSKIFNDRKTNTASPVPGSGQFYDRYNAAVNIENSAQVQFYHKSKLVPGAEELPFGKALSFLTPVFEHLGGAVGSYAGQEEPGVLYSQSGIGAAPVICYESIWGEWVGGAVKKGAQFIAIITNDGWWENTSGKDQHLDYAKLRAIETRRWVARSANTGISAFINQRGDIVQQSKWWVRAALKQNINLNSDITFYVEHGDYLPKTGSFLAILGILFVAVKMRFKRKPVSTLEH, encoded by the coding sequence ATGAAGAAGAACATCCTTTTAGCTATATTTTCGGGGTTAATGTTGTGGCTGGCCTGGCCGCCTATGCACTATACCACTTTCTTTTTGTTTTTTGGCTTGGTGCCCATGTTGATGGCGGTAGAAAACATCATCAAATCAAACTATACACGCAAGGGCGCCAAAATATTTGAGACTGTTTTTTTAGGTTTTTTTGTTTGGAACACGCTGAGCATTTACTGGGTGTACAATTCACTTAAGTTAGTTGGAGAAGTGGTGGCAGTGCCTATTTCTTTAATACCTTATGCGCTTGGTCCGTTGCTGATGGCATCGGCGTTTTGGTTGTATTACAGGTTCCGGCTAATAACCAACAGAAGCAAGGGACTGATAGCCTTGGTGTGTTTCTGGATAGCTTACGAGTACCTGCACCAAACCTGGGACCTCGCTTTCCCTTGGATGACCTTAGGCAACGGCTTCGCCGTTGCGCACCAGTGGGTGCAGTGGTATGAGTATACCGGCGTATACGGTGGTACCATTTGGATCTGGGCAGTGAACATACTCGTCTTCCTGCTGTACATCGGCCTATCCGAAGCGCAGGCAAAGCCAACACGGTTAAAGCTTGTTACGGCATTGGTACTAATGTTGGTGTTGCCATTGAGCTTCTCGCTGTATACTTATAACACGTATAAAGAACAGCCCGACCCCTCCAATGTGGTGGTAGTACAGCCTAATATTGACCCATACGGCAAAAGCGGCTTTATCCCGGCATATGAGCAGTTCCAGATCTTAACGCACCTGTCAGACTCTGTAGGGCAGGTGAATACTGAGTTCTTTATATGGCCCGAAACTGCTCTGCCCAAGGTGATCGATGAGGACCGTATCCGCACTGACCAGTTTTTTTGGCAGGCCCAGCAGTTTTTAAAACGTTATCCTAACGGCAACCTTTTAACCGGTGCCGAAACCAGCAAAATATTCAACGACCGTAAAACCAATACAGCCAGTCCTGTGCCGGGCAGCGGTCAGTTTTATGATAGATACAACGCGGCTGTTAATATAGAAAATTCGGCACAGGTGCAGTTCTACCATAAGTCAAAGCTGGTGCCGGGTGCGGAGGAACTACCTTTTGGTAAGGCACTCTCATTTTTAACGCCTGTGTTTGAGCACCTGGGTGGTGCGGTGGGCAGCTATGCAGGGCAGGAGGAGCCGGGCGTGTTGTACTCGCAAAGTGGAATAGGCGCGGCCCCCGTTATTTGCTACGAGTCTATCTGGGGTGAGTGGGTAGGCGGCGCGGTTAAAAAAGGTGCCCAGTTCATTGCCATTATAACTAACGACGGCTGGTGGGAGAATACCTCCGGCAAAGATCAGCACCTTGACTATGCCAAGCTGCGCGCTATAGAAACCCGTAGATGGGTAGCGCGCTCTGCCAATACCGGTATATCTGCTTTTATTAATCAGCGGGGCGATATTGTGCAGCAAAGCAAATGGTGGGTGCGTGCAGCTTTGAAGCAGAATATTAACCTCAATAGCGATATTACCTTTTACGTTGAGCACGGCGATTACCTGCCTAAAACCGGTAGCTTTTTAGCCATATTGGGGATTTTGTTTGTAGCGGTTAAAATGCGATTCAAGCGTAAGCCTGTCAGTACATTGGAACACTAA
- a CDS encoding DUF1572 family protein — protein sequence MEDYLKSAIKQFEYHKGVAERTFEQLRDEDLFWQYNEESNSIAIIVQHLHGNMLSRWTDFLTTDGDKPWRDRDGEFEQNISNRKEFLQKWNEGWNCLLSALKALTPDDWGKTVYIRHEPHKVVDAINRQLAHVPYHIGQIVLIGKMRAEHWKSLTVPKGQSKQFYQQMADKYRTNNSK from the coding sequence ATGGAAGATTATTTAAAAAGCGCGATCAAGCAGTTTGAATACCACAAAGGTGTTGCCGAGCGCACTTTTGAGCAACTGCGCGATGAAGACCTGTTTTGGCAATATAATGAGGAAAGCAACAGCATAGCTATAATTGTTCAACACCTGCACGGCAATATGCTATCCCGCTGGACCGACTTTTTAACTACGGATGGCGACAAGCCCTGGCGCGATAGAGATGGTGAGTTTGAGCAAAATATAAGCAACCGCAAAGAGTTTCTGCAAAAATGGAACGAGGGTTGGAACTGCCTGTTATCTGCATTAAAAGCGCTAACTCCGGATGATTGGGGTAAAACCGTTTACATAAGGCATGAGCCGCATAAAGTTGTTGATGCCATCAACCGTCAGTTGGCGCATGTGCCTTACCACATCGGGCAAATAGTGCTGATAGGCAAGATGCGTGCTGAACACTGGAAATCATTAACCGTTCCGAAGGGACAATCAAAACAGTTTTACCAGCAAATGGCTGACAAGTATCGTACTAACAATTCTAAATGA
- the rsmI gene encoding 16S rRNA (cytidine(1402)-2'-O)-methyltransferase produces MNPTGKLYLVPTPIGNLEDITFRAIRILKEADLILAEDTRTSAPLLKHFDIQQKVFAHHQHNEHQSSNEIVKFLLQGKNIALISDAGTPAISDPGFYLVREALKFNIAVECLPGATAFVPALVNSGFPTDKFCFEGFLPLKKGRQTRYKFLAEEERTIILYESPHRLLKTLDEMATYFGTDRQLSVSRELTKMFEETVRGTVAEVKTYYETHPVKGEFVICVAGKQ; encoded by the coding sequence ATGAACCCAACAGGCAAACTATACCTCGTTCCTACACCCATCGGTAATCTGGAGGATATCACCTTCAGGGCTATCCGGATATTGAAAGAAGCTGATCTGATATTAGCTGAAGATACGCGTACATCGGCACCACTGTTGAAGCACTTTGATATACAGCAAAAGGTATTTGCGCATCATCAGCATAATGAACACCAGTCGAGTAATGAGATAGTTAAGTTTTTGCTGCAAGGGAAAAACATAGCTTTAATATCTGATGCAGGCACGCCCGCTATTTCCGATCCGGGTTTTTACCTGGTGCGTGAGGCTTTGAAGTTTAATATAGCCGTGGAGTGCCTGCCGGGCGCTACCGCTTTTGTTCCGGCGCTGGTTAATTCCGGCTTTCCTACTGATAAGTTTTGTTTTGAGGGATTTTTACCGCTTAAAAAAGGTCGCCAAACCCGCTACAAATTTTTAGCCGAAGAGGAGCGCACTATTATACTTTACGAGTCGCCGCACCGTTTGTTAAAAACACTGGACGAAATGGCTACTTATTTTGGTACAGACAGACAACTGTCCGTATCGCGCGAGCTAACCAAAATGTTTGAAGAAACTGTACGCGGTACCGTAGCCGAGGTAAAAACTTATTACGAAACCCATCCGGTTAAAGGTGAGTTTGTGATCTGTGTTGCAGGTAAACAATAA
- the serS gene encoding serine--tRNA ligase, producing MLQVSYIRDNRELVLERLAVKNFKQLDLVDEIIQLDDKRRSTQAKLDNTSAEANAAAKQIGELMRTGKKDEAEAIKSKTGVWKEEIKQYNEQLTTVEAELFEKLVLLPNLPHSSVPKGLTPEDNEVVLENGDKPQLIEGALPHWELAAKYKLIDFELGVKITGAGFPVYTGKGAKLQRALINFFIDEAEKAGYAEVGVPLMVNEASGFGTSQLPDKEGQMYFVTEDQFYLIPTAEVPITNLYRDVILKGEELPVKNCGHTPCFRREAGSYGAHVRGLNRLHQFDKVEIVQVAHPDKSYEILEEMSAHVQGLLQKLGLPYRVLRLCGGDMGFGSALTYDMETWSAAQQRWLEVSSVSNFETYQSNRLKLRFRNAEGKTQLAHTLNGSALALPRIVATLLENNQTENGIKIPEALVPYTRFDLIN from the coding sequence ATGCTGCAAGTTAGTTATATCCGCGATAACCGCGAACTGGTTTTAGAACGTTTAGCTGTAAAAAATTTTAAACAGCTTGATCTGGTTGATGAAATTATTCAATTGGATGATAAACGTCGTTCCACTCAGGCTAAACTTGACAACACTTCCGCTGAGGCCAACGCTGCCGCCAAACAAATTGGCGAACTGATGCGTACCGGCAAAAAAGACGAAGCCGAAGCTATTAAAAGCAAAACCGGCGTTTGGAAGGAAGAGATAAAACAATACAACGAACAACTTACAACTGTAGAGGCAGAGCTTTTTGAGAAACTGGTATTGCTGCCTAACCTGCCCCATTCATCTGTACCAAAAGGTTTAACGCCTGAGGACAATGAAGTAGTATTGGAGAATGGCGACAAGCCTCAACTAATAGAAGGCGCCCTACCCCACTGGGAACTGGCGGCTAAATATAAACTCATCGATTTTGAACTGGGGGTTAAAATAACCGGTGCGGGTTTCCCGGTTTATACCGGAAAAGGTGCCAAACTGCAACGCGCTTTGATCAACTTCTTTATTGATGAGGCCGAAAAAGCAGGGTACGCTGAAGTTGGCGTACCGTTGATGGTTAACGAAGCATCAGGTTTTGGTACAAGTCAGCTGCCTGATAAAGAAGGGCAAATGTACTTTGTTACCGAGGACCAATTCTATTTGATCCCGACTGCCGAAGTGCCTATTACCAACTTATACCGCGATGTAATTTTGAAAGGTGAAGAACTGCCTGTTAAAAACTGCGGACATACGCCTTGCTTCCGCAGAGAAGCAGGCTCATACGGCGCGCATGTGCGCGGCTTGAACCGCTTGCACCAGTTTGATAAGGTAGAAATTGTACAGGTGGCCCATCCCGATAAGTCTTACGAGATTTTGGAGGAAATGAGCGCACATGTGCAGGGGTTGTTACAAAAGTTGGGTTTACCCTACCGTGTATTGCGCCTGTGCGGTGGCGATATGGGGTTTGGTTCTGCTTTAACTTATGATATGGAAACCTGGAGCGCGGCACAACAACGCTGGCTGGAGGTATCATCAGTATCTAACTTTGAAACCTACCAGAGCAACAGGTTGAAACTTCGTTTCCGTAATGCTGAGGGTAAAACACAACTGGCGCATACGCTTAACGGCAGCGCTTTGGCTTTACCGCGTATAGTAGCTACTTTGTTAGAAAACAACCAAACTGAAAACGGAATTAAAATTCCTGAAGCATTGGTGCCTTATACAAGGTTTGATCTTATAAACTAA
- a CDS encoding helix-turn-helix domain-containing protein: MKDNIIGEKIKSLRIAQGFSQAELANQTALSLRTIQRIENSETEARGDSLIRLSKALNVTPAELTKNPVDINAAPRLENNSYLLMLNLSAICFLAFPLLGVIAPLVLWSLKKGSIYNIDLVAKRVINFQISWVLCGIFLWVIAVILTALKTNGIIDLGSTIILFSGVFAMYAINLTYIITNTIILLRKRTVVYQPAINFF, from the coding sequence ATGAAAGACAACATCATAGGTGAAAAGATAAAATCACTTCGAATTGCACAGGGCTTCAGTCAGGCAGAACTTGCCAACCAAACTGCGTTGAGTTTAAGAACAATTCAGCGGATAGAAAACAGCGAAACCGAAGCAAGAGGCGATAGTTTGATACGACTGTCAAAGGCCTTAAATGTAACTCCCGCAGAACTAACAAAAAACCCTGTAGATATTAATGCGGCACCGCGTCTTGAAAATAACAGCTATCTGTTAATGCTTAATTTATCGGCCATATGCTTTTTAGCTTTTCCGTTATTGGGTGTAATAGCCCCACTTGTATTATGGTCGTTAAAAAAAGGTTCCATTTACAACATAGACCTGGTTGCTAAACGGGTGATAAATTTTCAAATCTCGTGGGTTTTATGCGGCATTTTTCTGTGGGTAATTGCAGTTATTTTAACAGCACTAAAAACGAACGGCATTATAGATCTTGGCTCAACAATAATCCTTTTTTCAGGTGTATTCGCAATGTATGCCATTAACCTCACCTACATCATTACCAACACTATAATATTATTAAGAAAACGTACCGTAGTTTACCAACCTGCAATTAATTTTTTCTGA
- a CDS encoding helix-turn-helix domain-containing protein, giving the protein MSGNKIKKLRVSKGLSQADLANLTALSIRTIQRIENNNTEPRGDSLLKLAAALNIAPRELTVSEISTDQHDLQDNQTYLVLLNLSALTFIFFPLLAVFAPFVLWHLKKDIKGIDAVAKPLINFQISFLLLGLVVLSGAIANQELHWRLKLPYELGGYSFFELLLFGVPALNVLYIVTNSILIATKRPVLYKPAIKFIKS; this is encoded by the coding sequence ATGAGTGGCAATAAAATAAAAAAGCTAAGGGTATCGAAAGGCTTAAGTCAGGCAGACCTGGCTAACCTAACTGCTTTAAGCATCCGGACCATACAGCGCATAGAAAACAATAACACCGAACCGCGAGGCGATAGCTTATTGAAATTAGCAGCGGCACTAAATATCGCGCCGCGAGAATTAACGGTAAGTGAAATTTCCACAGATCAGCATGATTTACAGGATAATCAAACCTATTTAGTACTTTTAAATTTATCTGCACTAACTTTTATTTTCTTCCCGCTTTTAGCGGTATTCGCTCCTTTTGTGCTATGGCATTTGAAAAAAGATATCAAGGGAATTGATGCCGTTGCAAAGCCGCTGATTAACTTCCAAATATCGTTTTTACTACTTGGCTTAGTAGTGCTGTCAGGTGCAATTGCTAATCAGGAATTACATTGGCGTTTAAAATTACCTTATGAACTTGGTGGGTATAGTTTTTTTGAATTATTACTATTTGGCGTTCCCGCCCTTAACGTTTTATACATAGTTACAAACAGCATATTAATAGCAACTAAGCGCCCCGTCCTATACAAGCCAGCAATTAAATTCATAAAAAGTTAA